One Pseudomonas sp. FP1742 genomic window carries:
- a CDS encoding ATP-grasp domain-containing protein has protein sequence MNKRIAVVGGRPSPIHGAKELGIDVVLVHQEGDYEQEILAHCEQVVHARIDDAEAIIKVLEPLHRDRPFDRIMTTTEVAGESTGKVVDHFGLTGVSYKTARLLKDKVAMRELLVEHNLSPVAYRHVTSAQDAVAFVKEHGKSVLKPAEGVASLHIHPCDDAASASKAWQALQDADVKHIIIEEYLEGPVVSVDSFSFKGRHLPIGYSQYRMNDKYVEWEVSTPSTEARKWLSELKEMTCRLLDAVELEEGPSHSEFVLTPKGPRVLESHARLAGSGAPELVRRAFGLDLNRMFLTVPLGIDTLPDVSPEPKAGAAIQFFVPTPGKVRKVELDLKPDVDVRHTKSGETPRVFLPFLFELGAAERAVVIQKHEGDTIPPLDTVADCVSGYVLATGTSREDAVRIGDELVAAVNFIVDPTA, from the coding sequence ATGAATAAGCGTATCGCAGTAGTCGGTGGCCGTCCCTCGCCCATCCACGGTGCCAAGGAGCTGGGCATCGACGTGGTGCTGGTGCATCAAGAGGGTGACTACGAGCAGGAAATCCTCGCCCATTGCGAACAGGTGGTGCATGCCAGGATTGACGACGCCGAGGCCATCATCAAGGTCCTCGAGCCCCTGCACCGCGACCGTCCGTTCGATCGCATCATGACCACTACCGAAGTGGCCGGCGAGTCAACGGGCAAAGTGGTCGATCACTTCGGCCTCACCGGGGTTTCCTATAAGACTGCGCGCCTGCTCAAGGACAAAGTGGCCATGCGCGAGTTGCTGGTCGAGCACAACCTGAGCCCGGTTGCCTATCGCCATGTCACCAGTGCGCAGGATGCCGTCGCGTTCGTCAAGGAGCATGGCAAGTCGGTCCTCAAACCCGCCGAAGGCGTGGCCAGCCTGCATATCCATCCCTGCGATGACGCAGCCTCTGCTTCCAAGGCCTGGCAGGCGCTTCAGGATGCCGACGTCAAGCACATTATCATCGAGGAGTACCTGGAGGGGCCGGTCGTCAGCGTCGACTCCTTCTCGTTCAAGGGGCGCCACCTTCCCATTGGTTACTCCCAGTACCGCATGAACGACAAATACGTTGAGTGGGAAGTCAGCACGCCGAGCACCGAGGCCAGGAAATGGCTGAGCGAGCTGAAGGAAATGACCTGCCGCCTGCTCGACGCCGTAGAGCTGGAGGAGGGGCCCTCCCATAGCGAGTTCGTGCTGACCCCCAAGGGGCCTCGTGTACTCGAATCCCATGCTCGCCTGGCGGGCTCGGGTGCTCCTGAACTGGTGCGGCGTGCGTTCGGCCTGGACCTGAACCGCATGTTCCTGACTGTGCCGCTGGGTATCGACACCCTGCCGGATGTGTCGCCCGAGCCGAAAGCGGGGGCCGCCATCCAGTTCTTCGTACCGACGCCTGGCAAGGTCAGAAAGGTCGAGCTCGATCTCAAGCCTGACGTCGATGTACGCCATACCAAGTCAGGCGAGACGCCACGGGTGTTCCTGCCGTTCCTGTTCGAACTGGGCGCAGCCGAGCGTGCCGTAGTCATCCAGAAGCATGAGGGCGATACGATTCCACCGCTCGACACCGTTGCCGACTGCGTTTCAGGGTATGTCCTGGCAACAGGCACCTCGCGCGAGGATGCCGTGCGTATCGGTGACGAACTGGTAGCGGCGGTCAACTTCATCGTGGATCCCACGGCATGA
- a CDS encoding acetyl-CoA carboxylase biotin carboxylase subunit family protein: MKYVLCLHRWVGSQALYDLYELPAGMQIRAICTPESCASLPSERLASSSVLVSLDDAEAVMAEAERLVEQHGVPALVVALNEGDLLNAASIRERWQVPGDLVAWTERFRDKLTMLEVAGRQSSIGVLPALPADSREAVERLAAEHGYPLVLKPRYGTASRGVKFLRGPKDLDQIRQATEPMMVQACCAAPILHVDGWWDGQRIVVVTASRYVNSCADFGPDSPLGSIELEEGDDERRIAGRVEQLLAVFAPEREIVFHLELFDLDDKLLFLEIGARVGGAEIPFLWREVRDIDLLGIAWEIQTGASTRYRDLARSLSKEGRPLHRERGAWVIARRNSSPRDGLGTLYWAQPQNLDRFASGVYEGAGTRLRLRSFDRPALVRDVGKIFEQLSESWGAQS, translated from the coding sequence ATGAAATATGTCCTCTGCTTGCACCGTTGGGTCGGCAGCCAAGCGCTATACGACCTATACGAACTGCCGGCAGGAATGCAGATTCGGGCGATCTGTACGCCCGAATCCTGCGCGTCCCTGCCGAGCGAGCGCCTGGCGTCAAGCTCGGTGCTCGTTTCACTGGACGATGCTGAGGCTGTCATGGCTGAGGCCGAGCGTCTGGTCGAGCAACATGGCGTTCCAGCGCTGGTGGTTGCCCTCAATGAGGGCGACCTGCTCAATGCGGCTTCTATCCGTGAGCGATGGCAGGTACCGGGAGATCTTGTCGCGTGGACCGAGCGGTTCCGCGACAAGCTCACCATGCTGGAGGTCGCAGGCCGGCAATCGTCGATCGGCGTGCTGCCTGCCTTGCCTGCCGATTCCCGCGAAGCGGTGGAGCGACTGGCCGCTGAACACGGCTATCCGCTGGTGCTCAAGCCGCGCTACGGCACGGCGAGTCGCGGCGTAAAGTTTCTTCGCGGCCCAAAGGATCTTGATCAAATCAGACAGGCCACGGAGCCGATGATGGTCCAGGCTTGCTGCGCGGCCCCCATCCTGCATGTTGACGGCTGGTGGGATGGGCAACGGATTGTGGTAGTCACGGCGTCGCGTTATGTGAACAGCTGTGCCGATTTCGGTCCGGACAGCCCGCTGGGTAGCATCGAACTCGAGGAGGGCGACGACGAACGGCGGATTGCGGGGCGCGTCGAGCAACTGCTGGCAGTCTTCGCGCCTGAGCGAGAAATCGTCTTCCACCTCGAACTGTTCGACCTGGATGACAAATTGCTGTTCCTGGAAATCGGTGCCCGGGTCGGTGGCGCCGAAATCCCGTTCCTCTGGCGAGAAGTGAGGGATATCGACCTGCTGGGGATCGCTTGGGAAATCCAGACCGGGGCGTCTACCCGCTACAGGGACCTTGCGCGCAGCCTCAGCAAGGAGGGCAGGCCATTGCACCGCGAGCGGGGGGCATGGGTGATCGCCCGCCGCAACAGCTCGCCGCGTGATGGTTTGGGCACCCTGTACTGGGCTCAACCGCAGAACCTGGATCGCTTCGCCAGCGGTGTTTATGAGGGCGCTGGCACGCGCCTTCGCCTGCGCAGCTTCGATCGTCCCGCGCTGGTACGTGACGTGGGGAAGATCTTCGAACAGTTATCCGAATCATGGGGAGCTCAATCTTGA
- a CDS encoding SDR family oxidoreductase encodes MKTAVVTGASSGIGEACARTLASRGWRVFLVARRGDRLEQIAGETGGRAIVLDVTQAREEDLVRISECDLLVNCAGGAIGLDGVDTASAEDWTNMFNSNVLGTLRMTQLLLPRLIASQGCIINITSTAALAGYEGGGGYCAAKSAQRALTHSLRLEMKGIPVRITEVLPGMVHTPEFSLNRFRGDAERVSALYKDVDRPLSADDVAQVVAWVADQPAHVNVDEIVVRPVAQRAQHALFRGSLGWFEPQRADTSPLNDGARQ; translated from the coding sequence TTGAAAACAGCAGTTGTGACCGGTGCAAGCAGTGGCATTGGCGAGGCGTGCGCTCGTACCTTGGCCAGTCGTGGCTGGCGGGTATTCCTTGTGGCGCGCAGGGGGGATCGGCTCGAGCAGATTGCCGGCGAAACCGGCGGACGCGCCATTGTGCTGGATGTGACACAAGCGCGAGAGGAGGACTTGGTGCGGATTTCCGAGTGCGATCTTCTGGTGAACTGTGCGGGCGGTGCGATCGGCCTGGATGGGGTAGACACGGCCAGTGCCGAGGACTGGACGAACATGTTCAACAGTAATGTACTTGGGACTTTGCGGATGACCCAACTGCTATTGCCTCGGCTCATCGCGTCCCAAGGGTGCATCATCAATATCACCTCTACGGCTGCGCTAGCCGGTTATGAGGGGGGAGGCGGCTATTGCGCGGCCAAGAGTGCCCAGCGCGCACTGACCCATTCCTTGCGGCTGGAGATGAAGGGTATACCGGTGCGTATCACCGAAGTGCTCCCCGGCATGGTGCATACGCCAGAGTTTTCCTTGAATCGTTTTCGCGGCGACGCCGAACGGGTCAGCGCCCTCTACAAGGATGTCGACCGGCCTTTGAGCGCGGACGATGTCGCCCAGGTCGTGGCTTGGGTTGCCGATCAGCCCGCACATGTCAATGTCGATGAAATCGTGGTTCGGCCAGTGGCACAGCGTGCTCAGCATGCGCTGTTCCGCGGCAGTCTCGGCTGGTTCGAGCCGCAGCGGGCCGACACATCCCCTTTGAATGATGGAGCACGCCAATGA
- a CDS encoding LysE family translocator, translating into MMALESLAGVAIISLGMVLTPGPNMVYLTSRAISQGRLAGMISLAGVALGFVCYLLAAGLGLAALFKAVPVAYDVVRIAGAFYLGYLAWNMLKPRGSSPFEARELPPHSPRRLFTMGLVTNLLNPKIALMYSALIPQFIDPSAGSTFQQFIQMGLVQITIAVTVNGIIVLAASRVSGFLAKRPSAMRTQRWVSGTVLGIFAVDILLRKPLT; encoded by the coding sequence ATGATGGCGCTGGAAAGCCTGGCCGGTGTGGCCATCATCTCCTTGGGCATGGTGCTGACACCGGGTCCCAACATGGTCTACCTGACCTCGCGGGCGATTTCCCAGGGGCGGTTGGCCGGGATGATTTCGCTGGCGGGTGTGGCGCTAGGCTTCGTGTGCTACTTGTTGGCGGCGGGATTGGGACTGGCCGCTTTGTTCAAGGCAGTGCCAGTCGCCTACGATGTCGTCAGGATCGCAGGCGCATTTTATCTGGGCTATCTGGCCTGGAACATGCTGAAGCCCAGGGGGAGTTCCCCCTTCGAGGCGCGGGAGCTGCCACCTCACTCGCCGAGACGGCTGTTCACCATGGGGCTTGTGACGAACCTGCTGAATCCGAAGATTGCGCTGATGTATTCCGCGCTGATTCCGCAGTTCATCGACCCTTCCGCAGGGTCTACCTTCCAGCAATTCATCCAGATGGGGCTGGTACAGATCACCATTGCCGTCACCGTGAACGGCATAATCGTTCTCGCCGCCTCCCGGGTCAGCGGATTCCTGGCCAAGCGACCTTCTGCCATGCGCACCCAACGCTGGGTGTCCGGGACTGTCCTGGGCATCTTCGCGGTCGATATCCTGCTGCGCAAACCACTCACCTGA
- a CDS encoding sel1 repeat family protein, translating into MKFRSVSVSAASIPPSITPPKRFSMRVAEWLLDSPRLGENPTVKHFAGRLLKQPARQGVVAAQSRLGQLMCRECGNARDRRIGQELLRQAARAGDRRARQELGLIED; encoded by the coding sequence ATGAAGTTTCGCTCAGTCTCAGTCTCTGCTGCCTCAATCCCCCCCAGCATTACCCCACCCAAGCGCTTTTCGATGCGTGTGGCCGAGTGGCTACTGGACAGCCCGCGCCTGGGCGAAAACCCCACCGTCAAACACTTCGCCGGACGCTTGCTCAAGCAGCCTGCCCGCCAAGGCGTCGTGGCCGCGCAAAGCCGCCTCGGCCAATTGATGTGCCGCGAATGCGGGAATGCCCGGGATCGTCGCATTGGCCAGGAACTGTTGCGCCAGGCTGCGCGTGCCGGGGACCGACGCGCCCGACAGGAACTTGGTCTGATCGAAGACTGA
- the rmuC gene encoding DNA recombination protein RmuC: MLEERLAMAQLTQDGLNAQLDTCRDEIADLSQANAAKQADLAALRREVELLQIERDDARDAAHAWNIERAGKEAELRRLDAQAASLNAELREQQESHQQRLNDLQGSRDELRAQFAELAGKIFDEREQRFAETSQQRLGQLLDPLKERIQSFEKRVEESYQAEARERFSLAKELERLQQLNLRLSDEATNLTRALKGQKTQGNWGELILERVLEHAGLEKGREYQTQVNLKGPDGERFQPDVIIYLPGDKQVVVDSKVSLTAYQQYVAAEDDSIGQIAIKQHVLSLRNHVKGLAGKDYKRLDGLHSLDFVLLFVPIEAAFSAALQAEPTLFQEAFDRNIVIVSPTTLLATLRVIDSLWKQERQSQNAREIAERAGWLYDKFVLFIQDLDEVGNRLQQLDKAYSSARNKLTEGRGNLVSRSEQLKLLGARASKSLPADLLERAMTDVDGLAELPE, translated from the coding sequence TTGCTGGAAGAGCGCCTGGCCATGGCCCAGCTGACACAGGACGGCTTGAATGCCCAGCTTGACACCTGCCGTGATGAAATCGCGGACCTGAGCCAGGCCAATGCCGCCAAACAGGCCGATCTGGCCGCTCTACGCCGTGAAGTCGAATTGCTGCAGATCGAACGCGACGACGCCCGCGACGCAGCTCACGCCTGGAACATCGAACGTGCCGGCAAAGAGGCTGAGTTGCGTCGCCTGGACGCCCAGGCCGCGTCCCTCAATGCCGAGCTGCGTGAGCAGCAGGAAAGCCATCAGCAGCGCCTCAACGACCTGCAAGGCTCGCGAGACGAGTTGCGCGCGCAATTCGCCGAGCTGGCGGGCAAGATCTTCGACGAGCGTGAGCAGCGTTTTGCCGAAACCAGTCAGCAGCGTCTGGGGCAATTGCTCGATCCGTTGAAGGAGCGCATCCAGTCATTTGAAAAGCGCGTAGAGGAGAGCTATCAGGCCGAGGCCCGTGAGCGTTTTTCCCTGGCCAAGGAACTGGAGCGTCTGCAACAACTGAACCTGCGCCTGAGCGACGAGGCCACCAACCTCACTCGTGCCTTGAAAGGGCAGAAAACCCAGGGCAACTGGGGCGAACTGATTCTCGAGCGAGTGCTTGAGCACGCCGGCCTGGAGAAGGGCCGTGAATACCAGACCCAGGTCAATCTCAAGGGGCCGGACGGTGAGCGTTTCCAGCCGGATGTCATCATTTACCTGCCCGGCGACAAGCAAGTCGTGGTCGACTCCAAGGTCAGCCTGACGGCCTATCAGCAATATGTGGCGGCTGAGGATGACAGCATCGGCCAGATCGCCATCAAGCAGCACGTACTGTCGCTGCGCAATCACGTCAAAGGCCTGGCCGGCAAGGATTACAAGCGGCTCGACGGTTTGCACAGCCTGGATTTCGTCCTGCTTTTCGTCCCGATCGAAGCGGCGTTTTCCGCGGCATTGCAGGCTGAACCGACGCTGTTTCAGGAGGCCTTCGACCGCAATATCGTGATTGTCAGCCCGACCACATTGCTGGCCACTTTGCGGGTCATCGACAGCTTGTGGAAGCAAGAGCGGCAGAGCCAGAACGCCCGGGAAATCGCCGAGCGCGCCGGGTGGCTGTACGACAAGTTCGTGTTGTTCATCCAGGATCTGGATGAGGTCGGCAATCGCTTGCAGCAACTGGACAAGGCCTACAGCTCTGCCCGCAATAAGCTGACAGAAGGCCGTGGCAACCTGGTCAGTCGCAGCGAGCAGCTCAAATTACTGGGGGCGCGGGCCAGCAAGAGCTTGCCGGCGGATCTGCTGGAGCGGGCCATGACGGATGTCGATGGTTTGGCCGAGTTGCCCGAGTAG
- a CDS encoding hybrid sensor histidine kinase/response regulator translates to MSLSIGLIATVALAYMAILFAIAFYGDRRSTPLPPRMRAWVYSLSLAVYCTSWTFFGAVGQAAEQLWSFLPIYLGPILLLVCAPWVLQKMVMISKQENITSIADFIAARYGKSQSLAVVVALICLVGVLPYIALQLKGIVLGVNLLIGAGADAMGTRAQDTALIVSLVLALFTIVFGTRNLDATEHHRGMVLAIAFESLVKLFAFLAVGAFVTYGLYDGFDDLFDQAMLAPRLEAYWKETINWPSMVVQTGVAMMAIICLPRQFHVTVVENIEPQDLRLAKWVFPTYLALAALFVVPIALAGQMMLPSSVLPDSFVISLPLAQSHPALAMLAFIGGASAATGMVIVASVALSTMLSNDMLLPWLLRRNAAERPFEVFRQWMLSVRRVSIVVILLLAYVSYRLLGSTASLATIGQIAFAAVTQLAPAMLGALYWKQANRRGVFAGLATGTFLWFYTLVLPIAAKSLGLPLSGFPGLAWLQSNPMNLPITPLTQGVVLSLAGNFTLFAWVSVLSRTRVSEHWQAGRFIGQEISARPSARSMLAVQIDDLLQLAARFVGEERARQSFIRFAYRQGKGFNPNQNADGEWIAHTERLLAGVLGASSTRAVVKAAIEGREMQLEDVVRIADETSEVLQFNRALLQGAIENITQGISVVDQSLKLVAWNRRYLELFNYPDGLISVGRPIADIIRYNAERGLCGPGEAEVHVARRLHWMRQGRAHTSERLFPNGRVIELIGNPMPGGGFVMSFTDITAFREAEQALTEANEGLERRVAERTHELSQLNLALTEAKGIAESANQSKTRFLAAVSHDLMQPLNAARLFSAALSHQEEGLSSEAQKLVHHLDSSLRSAEDLISDLLDISRLESGKITPDRKPFVLNELFHTLGAEFKALAQEQGLKFRVRGSALRIDSDIKLLRRILQNFLTNAFRYAKGPVLLGVRRRNGELCLEVWDRGPGIPEDKQQVIFEEFKRLDSHQTRAEKGLGLGLAIADGLCRVLGHTLRVRSWPGRGSVFSVSVPLARAHTATPAKVAELNGHSLGGAQVLCIDNEDSILIGMNSLLTRWGCQVWTARNRDECATLLKDGMRPQLALVDYHLDDGETGTDLMAWLRTQLGEPVPGVVISADGRPEMMAQVHAAGLDYLAKPVKPAALRALLSRHLPL, encoded by the coding sequence ATGTCGCTGTCCATCGGGCTGATCGCCACCGTCGCCCTGGCCTATATGGCCATCCTGTTCGCCATCGCCTTTTACGGCGACCGTCGCAGCACGCCGTTGCCGCCACGGATGCGTGCCTGGGTGTACAGCCTGTCGCTGGCCGTTTACTGCACCAGCTGGACGTTCTTTGGCGCCGTGGGCCAGGCCGCCGAGCAACTCTGGTCGTTCCTGCCGATCTACCTCGGGCCGATCCTGCTGCTGGTGTGCGCGCCGTGGGTCCTGCAAAAAATGGTGATGATCAGCAAGCAGGAAAACATCACCTCCATCGCCGACTTCATCGCCGCCCGCTATGGCAAATCCCAATCGCTGGCGGTGGTGGTGGCGCTGATCTGCCTGGTCGGCGTGCTGCCCTACATCGCCTTGCAGCTCAAGGGCATCGTGCTGGGCGTGAACCTGTTGATCGGCGCCGGCGCCGACGCCATGGGCACACGCGCCCAGGACACAGCGCTGATCGTATCGTTGGTACTGGCGCTGTTCACCATCGTTTTCGGTACCCGCAACCTCGACGCCACGGAACACCACCGCGGCATGGTGCTGGCGATTGCCTTTGAATCGCTGGTCAAGCTGTTTGCATTTCTCGCGGTCGGCGCATTCGTGACCTATGGTCTTTACGACGGTTTCGACGACCTGTTCGACCAGGCCATGCTCGCCCCGCGCCTGGAAGCGTATTGGAAGGAAACCATCAACTGGCCGTCCATGGTGGTGCAGACCGGCGTGGCAATGATGGCGATCATCTGCCTGCCCCGGCAGTTCCACGTGACCGTGGTGGAAAACATCGAGCCCCAGGATCTGCGTTTGGCCAAATGGGTGTTCCCGACCTATCTGGCACTGGCGGCGTTGTTTGTGGTGCCGATTGCGCTGGCCGGTCAAATGATGCTGCCCAGTTCGGTACTGCCGGACTCATTCGTCATCAGCCTGCCCCTGGCCCAATCTCACCCTGCCCTGGCGATGTTGGCGTTTATCGGCGGTGCTTCGGCGGCAACCGGCATGGTGATCGTGGCCAGCGTGGCGTTGTCGACCATGCTCTCCAACGACATGTTGCTGCCCTGGCTGCTGCGGCGCAACGCCGCCGAGCGGCCGTTTGAAGTGTTCCGCCAGTGGATGCTTTCGGTGCGCCGGGTCAGCATCGTGGTCATTCTGCTATTGGCTTATGTCAGTTATCGCCTGCTGGGCTCCACCGCGAGCCTGGCGACCATCGGCCAGATTGCCTTCGCCGCCGTCACCCAACTGGCCCCGGCCATGCTCGGCGCGCTGTACTGGAAACAGGCTAACCGCCGTGGCGTGTTCGCCGGGCTGGCCACCGGGACGTTCCTCTGGTTCTACACCCTGGTGTTGCCGATTGCCGCCAAAAGTCTCGGCCTGCCCCTGAGCGGTTTTCCGGGCCTGGCCTGGCTGCAGAGCAACCCGATGAACCTGCCGATCACGCCGCTGACTCAAGGCGTAGTTCTATCCCTGGCGGGCAACTTCACCTTGTTCGCCTGGGTCTCGGTACTGTCACGTACACGGGTTTCGGAACACTGGCAGGCCGGCCGCTTCATCGGCCAGGAAATCAGCGCCCGCCCCAGTGCCCGCTCGATGCTGGCGGTACAGATCGATGATTTGCTGCAACTGGCCGCCCGGTTTGTCGGCGAAGAACGGGCCCGTCAGAGCTTCATCCGTTTCGCCTACCGCCAGGGCAAAGGCTTCAACCCGAACCAGAACGCCGACGGTGAATGGATCGCCCATACCGAACGCTTGCTGGCCGGTGTACTTGGCGCCTCATCGACCCGGGCGGTGGTAAAAGCCGCCATCGAAGGTCGGGAAATGCAGCTGGAGGATGTCGTACGGATCGCCGACGAAACCTCGGAAGTGCTGCAGTTCAACCGCGCCCTGCTGCAAGGCGCCATCGAAAACATCACCCAGGGCATCAGCGTGGTCGACCAGTCGCTGAAACTGGTGGCCTGGAACCGGCGTTACCTTGAACTGTTCAACTACCCCGACGGCCTGATCAGCGTTGGCCGGCCAATTGCCGACATCATTCGCTACAACGCCGAGCGTGGCCTGTGCGGCCCCGGCGAAGCGGAAGTGCACGTCGCCCGCCGCTTGCACTGGATGCGCCAGGGCCGGGCCCACACCTCCGAGCGACTGTTCCCCAACGGTCGAGTGATCGAGTTGATCGGCAACCCGATGCCAGGCGGCGGTTTCGTCATGAGTTTCACCGACATCACCGCGTTCCGCGAGGCCGAGCAGGCGCTGACCGAAGCCAATGAAGGCCTTGAGCGACGGGTCGCCGAACGGACCCACGAGCTGTCGCAACTCAACCTTGCCCTGACCGAAGCCAAGGGCATCGCCGAATCGGCCAACCAGTCGAAAACCCGTTTCCTGGCCGCCGTCAGCCATGACTTGATGCAACCGCTGAACGCCGCGCGGCTGTTCTCTGCCGCCCTCTCCCATCAGGAAGAGGGTTTGTCCAGCGAAGCGCAGAAGCTGGTTCATCACCTGGACAGCTCACTGCGCTCGGCCGAAGACCTGATCAGCGATCTGCTGGATATTTCCCGTCTGGAAAGCGGCAAGATCACCCCTGATCGCAAGCCCTTTGTACTCAACGAGTTGTTCCATACGCTGGGTGCCGAGTTCAAGGCACTGGCTCAGGAACAGGGACTGAAGTTCCGTGTCAGGGGCAGCGCGCTACGGATCGACAGCGACATCAAGCTACTGCGACGTATCCTGCAGAACTTCCTGACCAATGCCTTCCGCTACGCCAAGGGGCCTGTGCTACTCGGCGTTCGGCGACGCAACGGCGAGCTGTGCCTGGAGGTCTGGGACCGTGGGCCGGGTATCCCGGAAGACAAGCAGCAAGTGATTTTCGAAGAATTCAAGCGCCTCGACAGCCACCAGACCCGTGCCGAGAAAGGCCTGGGCCTGGGCCTGGCGATTGCCGATGGGCTGTGTCGCGTGCTGGGCCACACCTTGCGTGTGCGTTCCTGGCCGGGGCGCGGCAGTGTATTCAGTGTCAGTGTGCCGTTGGCTCGGGCACACACCGCGACACCGGCCAAGGTCGCCGAACTCAATGGCCATTCACTCGGCGGCGCGCAGGTGCTGTGTATCGATAACGAAGACAGCATCCTGATTGGCATGAACAGCCTGCTCACGCGCTGGGGATGCCAGGTCTGGACCGCGCGCAACCGTGATGAATGTGCGACGCTGCTCAAAGACGGGATGCGCCCGCAGCTGGCGCTGGTGGATTACCACCTGGACGATGGCGAGACCGGAACCGACTTGATGGCGTGGTTGCGCACGCAACTGGGCGAGCCGGTGCCAGGGGTGGTGATCAGTGCCGATGGACGGCCGGAGATGATGGCCCAGGTGCATGCCGCGGGCCTGGATTACCTGGCCAAACCGGTTAAACCGGCAGCACTGCGAGCGTTGTTGAGTCGGCATTTACCGTTGTAG
- a CDS encoding TetR/AcrR family transcriptional regulator, with protein sequence MAIKEGLRPGGRSARVQESIHSAVRALLEEQERASLTVPQIAARAGVTPSTIYRRWGDLSVLLADVALARMRPDSEPANTGSLRGDVQAWAEQYLDEMSSEPGRNMMRDVQSSATPGYCVTIIGAQLQTILDRYPDQPRPSVDRLINMVVAPTVFRILFAAQALEVEELHRLIDIALSQ encoded by the coding sequence ATGGCTATTAAAGAAGGTTTACGCCCTGGTGGCCGCAGCGCCAGGGTTCAAGAGTCGATTCATTCGGCCGTCCGCGCGCTCCTCGAAGAGCAGGAACGGGCGAGCCTGACCGTGCCGCAAATCGCTGCCCGGGCCGGGGTGACGCCGTCGACCATTTACCGGCGCTGGGGCGATTTGTCAGTGCTACTGGCCGACGTCGCCCTCGCCCGCATGCGCCCCGACAGTGAGCCGGCCAATACCGGCAGCCTGCGCGGGGACGTGCAGGCCTGGGCGGAACAGTATCTGGACGAAATGAGTTCCGAACCCGGGCGCAACATGATGCGCGACGTGCAATCCAGTGCCACGCCGGGCTATTGCGTGACGATCATTGGCGCGCAGTTGCAGACGATTCTGGATCGCTATCCCGATCAACCACGGCCAAGTGTCGACCGGCTGATCAATATGGTGGTGGCACCGACGGTGTTTCGCATCCTGTTTGCGGCGCAGGCGCTGGAGGTTGAAGAGTTGCATCGGTTGATCGATATTGCATTGAGTCAGTAA
- a CDS encoding MFS transporter has translation MSRLTSNRSSLWFLAITLLSFLAASTAPTPLYHLYQEHLRFSAATLTLIFGVYALSLLAALLTVGSLSDYLGRKPVIFTAVLLNMLAMLLFINADSVAWLIGARVLQGFATGMATAVLSAALLDTDRQQGPMVNSVAPLLGMAMGAMGCGLLAEFAPLPLQLTYWVLFALFVMQALYVWRLPESVSRQPGAWASLRPTLHVPIQARRMLWRVLPIDLAVWALGGFFASLAPSLVRTATGSTSNLIGGATVAVLTVTGASMIYTLRNRPADKVLLLGASLLPAGVALILLAVHSASLPLFFFGTLVAGSGFGTGFLGALRSIVPLALPHERAGLMSAFYVLSYLAFCLPSLLAGNLTRAFGLVATTDGYGAVLIILSLGALIGLLRERSVKACGVDVR, from the coding sequence ATGTCCCGTCTAACGTCAAACCGTTCCAGCCTGTGGTTTCTGGCGATCACCTTACTCAGTTTTCTCGCCGCTTCCACCGCGCCGACGCCTTTGTATCACTTGTATCAGGAACACCTGCGGTTCTCGGCAGCGACGCTGACCCTGATTTTTGGCGTCTACGCCCTCAGCTTGCTGGCGGCGCTGCTCACGGTCGGTTCGCTCTCGGATTATCTGGGACGCAAGCCGGTGATTTTTACCGCTGTGTTGCTGAACATGCTGGCGATGTTGCTGTTCATCAACGCCGACAGCGTCGCCTGGTTGATCGGTGCGCGAGTACTTCAGGGGTTTGCGACGGGAATGGCCACCGCTGTCTTGAGCGCGGCGTTGCTGGACACCGATCGCCAGCAAGGGCCGATGGTCAACAGTGTTGCGCCGTTGCTGGGCATGGCGATGGGTGCCATGGGCTGCGGTTTATTGGCCGAGTTTGCGCCTCTGCCGCTGCAATTGACCTATTGGGTATTGTTTGCGCTGTTTGTGATGCAAGCGCTGTACGTCTGGCGCCTGCCGGAAAGCGTCAGTCGACAACCGGGGGCCTGGGCTTCGCTGCGCCCGACCCTGCATGTGCCGATTCAGGCGCGGCGCATGTTGTGGCGCGTGCTGCCGATAGACCTCGCGGTGTGGGCGCTTGGCGGCTTTTTCGCCTCCCTGGCGCCGTCCCTGGTGCGGACAGCCACCGGGTCCACGTCGAACCTGATTGGCGGTGCGACGGTGGCCGTGTTGACGGTGACCGGCGCCTCGATGATCTACACCTTGCGCAATCGGCCGGCCGACAAGGTCTTGCTGCTGGGCGCGAGCTTGCTGCCCGCAGGCGTCGCGCTGATTCTGCTGGCGGTCCACAGCGCCAGCCTGCCCTTGTTTTTCTTCGGCACGCTGGTGGCGGGCAGCGGATTCGGTACGGGTTTCCTTGGCGCCTTGCGCAGCATCGTGCCGCTGGCCTTGCCTCATGAGCGGGCCGGGTTGATGTCGGCGTTTTATGTGCTCAGTTATCTGGCGTTCTGCTTGCCGTCATTGCTGGCCGGTAATCTGACCCGCGCCTTTGGGCTGGTAGCGACCACTGACGGTTACGGCGCGGTACTGATCATCCTGTCGCTCGGTGCGCTGATCGGGTTGCTTCGTGAGCGGTCCGTCAAAGCCTGTGGCGTCGATGTCAGATGA